The following proteins are encoded in a genomic region of Catellatospora sp. TT07R-123:
- a CDS encoding ParB/RepB/Spo0J family partition protein: MTSPGRAKGGLGRGLGALIPTTPAAAPTPVVAPPAAPVSAPPAAAPAQAAPVEVAPAPVVAAPIVPAQPVGLELAPVPGARFAEIPVGSIVPNPKQPRQIFDDEMLDELKISIQEVGFLQPIVVREIGSDKYELVMGERRWRAAQAVGKDMIPAIIRDTRDDAMLRDALLENIHRAQLNPLEEAAAYQQLLEEFGATHDELARKIGRSRPQISNTIRLLNLPPQVQKRVAAGVLSAGHARALLSLDQAEAQEELAGRIVREGLSVRATEELVTLANLEDDSKQPAAKRRAKPHAPALTDLADRLSDRFDTRVKVDIGRSKGKITIEFATVDDLERIVGIIGVEK; this comes from the coding sequence ATGACCTCCCCCGGCCGAGCCAAGGGAGGGCTGGGACGCGGTCTCGGCGCCCTCATCCCCACCACCCCGGCGGCTGCGCCGACCCCGGTCGTGGCCCCCCCTGCCGCCCCGGTCTCCGCTCCCCCGGCCGCGGCGCCCGCACAGGCTGCTCCGGTCGAGGTGGCGCCGGCTCCGGTAGTGGCGGCTCCGATCGTGCCGGCTCAGCCGGTCGGCCTGGAGCTCGCACCGGTTCCCGGTGCCCGCTTCGCCGAGATCCCGGTCGGCTCGATCGTGCCGAACCCGAAGCAGCCCCGGCAGATCTTCGACGACGAGATGCTCGACGAGCTGAAGATCTCCATCCAGGAGGTCGGCTTCCTGCAGCCGATCGTGGTGCGCGAGATCGGGTCCGACAAGTACGAGCTCGTGATGGGCGAGCGTCGCTGGCGGGCGGCGCAGGCGGTCGGCAAGGACATGATCCCGGCGATCATCCGGGACACCCGCGACGACGCGATGCTGCGCGACGCGCTGCTGGAGAACATCCACCGGGCGCAGCTGAACCCGCTGGAAGAGGCTGCGGCGTACCAGCAGCTGCTGGAGGAGTTCGGCGCCACCCACGACGAGCTCGCCAGGAAGATCGGCCGTAGCCGCCCGCAGATCTCCAACACGATCCGACTGCTGAACCTGCCGCCGCAGGTGCAGAAGCGGGTGGCCGCGGGCGTGCTGTCGGCCGGGCACGCCCGAGCGCTGCTCAGCCTCGACCAGGCGGAGGCCCAGGAGGAACTGGCCGGCCGGATCGTGCGCGAAGGCCTCTCGGTGCGCGCCACCGAGGAGCTGGTCACGCTCGCGAACCTGGAGGACGACAGCAAGCAGCCTGCGGCCAAGCGGCGGGCCAAGCCGCACGCCCCGGCGCTGACGGACCTGGCCGACCGCCTGTCGGACCGCTTCGACACCCGGGTGAAGGTCGACATCGGCCGCAGCAAGGGCAAGATCACCATAGAGTTCGCGACGGTAGACGACCTCGAACGCATAGTCGGCATCATCGGCGTCGAGAAGTAA
- a CDS encoding ParA family protein, with translation MPAPAPPATKPAPSPRPQPSSTHVAAEDQNGTAYGASDVNATPGESEDPPLAMEAMRAVQILNPSGEVTMPRPTRQRVMCVANQKGGVGKTTTTVNLAVALALHGNRVLVVDLDPQGNASTGLNVPHHAGVPDVYDCLIDQVPMEEVAQAVEGIPNLYCVPATIDLAGAEIELVSVVARESRLGRAIQSFPMEFDYVFIDCPPSLGLLTVNALCAAQEVLIPIQCEYYALEGLNQLLNNINLVKAHLNPALDVSTILLTMYDRRTRLADAVEQDVRNHFGEKVLTSVIPRNVRVSEAPSYGQSVMTYDPGSRGATSYFEAAQEIAERGAKIGVVA, from the coding sequence GTGCCGGCGCCCGCGCCCCCGGCGACCAAGCCGGCACCATCCCCGCGCCCTCAGCCCAGTTCCACGCATGTCGCGGCTGAGGATCAGAACGGCACCGCGTACGGTGCTTCTGACGTGAACGCGACACCTGGCGAATCGGAGGACCCACCGTTGGCAATGGAAGCGATGCGCGCCGTGCAGATCCTGAACCCGAGCGGCGAGGTGACAATGCCTCGGCCGACCCGGCAGCGCGTCATGTGCGTCGCGAACCAGAAGGGTGGCGTCGGCAAGACCACCACCACCGTGAACCTCGCGGTGGCGCTGGCACTGCACGGCAACCGAGTGCTCGTCGTCGACCTCGACCCGCAGGGCAACGCCTCGACCGGACTCAACGTCCCGCACCACGCGGGCGTGCCCGACGTATACGACTGTCTGATCGACCAGGTTCCGATGGAGGAGGTGGCGCAGGCGGTCGAGGGCATCCCGAACCTGTACTGCGTACCCGCGACCATCGACCTCGCCGGCGCGGAGATCGAGCTCGTCTCGGTCGTCGCCCGCGAGTCCCGGCTGGGTCGGGCGATCCAGTCGTTCCCGATGGAGTTCGACTACGTCTTCATCGACTGCCCGCCCTCGCTCGGCCTGCTCACGGTCAACGCGCTGTGCGCCGCGCAGGAGGTGCTGATCCCGATCCAGTGCGAGTACTACGCGCTGGAGGGTCTGAACCAGCTCCTGAACAACATCAACCTGGTGAAGGCCCACCTCAACCCGGCGCTGGACGTCTCCACCATCCTGCTGACCATGTACGACCGCCGCACCCGGCTGGCCGACGCCGTCGAGCAGGACGTCCGCAACCACTTCGGTGAGAAGGTGCTCACCTCGGTGATCCCCCGCAACGTGCGGGTTTCCGAGGCGCCCAGCTACGGGCAGTCGGTCATGACTTATGATCCCGGTTCGCGCGGAGCGACCAGTTACTTCGAGGCCGCGCAGGAGATCGCCGAGCGCGGCGCGAAGATCGGAGTCGTGGCATGA